TTCCGCGATCGAGGTCACCGAGGTGGACCGCGAAGGCTTCGCCAAGGCGACTGCTTCTGTTGTCGAGAGCAGAAGAAGCCCTTCGGGAATTTCGTCGCCCAGATCGAATCGGCAGCCAAAGGCTGAGGCCTTGTCGGCGCGGGAGCATCCCATGAAAAGCCTCTCAAATCTCGTTGAGCTGACGGCACGGGCCATCGTCTGGTTCGCGCGGCAGGTCGTCATATTCAGCGGCATCGCACTCATGGTCTTCATGACCGCGAATGTCGCTGCCCGCTACGTGCTGGCCGGCGGAGGCTTTTCATTCGCTCAGGAGCTACCGGTGCTGATCTTTCCCTGGTTCATCCTCGGCGGCATCGTGCTGGCGGCCCATTCCGGCGGCCATATGGCGGTCGAGTGGATCTACGACAAACTCCGGGATGGCGCACGTTCAACTGCATTTGTCGCCGCCAATCTCGTCAGCGCCGGAGCTTTCCTGATGCTCGGCTACCAGGCCTATCTTGTTGGCGAGATCGCCGGGATCGAACACAGCCCGGTCCTCCAATTGCCCAACAGCGTCGGGTATTTCGCCCTTGCCGTAGGATCCGTGCTGGTCGCGATCGTCACGCTCGCTGTCGCTCTGCGCGTGCTGCGCCTCGGTTGGGACCACCGGACGAATACCGAAAGCGGCGAGGTGGCGCTATGACGATCGTGATGATCATTGTCTTCTGCGCACTGATGATGCTGGCAGTGCCGGTCGGTTACGCCCTGATTATCGCCGCCGGCGTCGCGGTCCTGTTCAACGGCTATCTGCCGCTTTCGATTGTGGCGCAGCAGATTTATGACCAGACCCAATCCTTTCCGATGCTCGCGCTGCCGTTCTTCATGCTGGCCGGCACGCTGATGCTTGGCGGTGAGCTCGGCCGGCAGCTGCTGGAGCTGGCATCGCATGCGATGCAGCGCTGGCGGGGCGGACCCCTGTCGACCACCGTCGTTTCTTCCGTCGTGTTTGGCGGCGTCTCCGGTTCCGCCGTGGCGAATGCCAGCGCCCTCGGATCCGTTCTTATCCCGTGGCAGAAAAAGCACGGCTTTCCGCCCGCGCTCTGCGCGGCCAACAACGCGACCTCGGCGGTCATCGACGTTCTGATACCGCCGTCGATTCCCATGATCCTCTTCTCCCTGGTAAGCGGCGTCAGTGTCGCCAACCTCTTCGTCGCGGGCATCTTGCCGGGCATCCTGATGGCCGCGAGCTTTGTCTTCGTCTGCTGGTTCGTTTCGGTGAGGCGCGGCTACGCCTCGCAGCCCTCGCAGACCAGCAGGCGGCAGCTCGCCACGCTGGCACTGAAGAGCCTGCCCGCGGTGCTGCTGCCGGTGCTGATCATCCTATTCCTGCGGTTTGGCCTGGCCACGCCCACGGAAGTCGCGGTGCTCTCGGTCGTCTATTCGCTCGCACTCAGCCTTCTTTACTACCGCGACCTGACATGGAAGCGATTCTGCGACAACGTGGTCGAGGCCGGCATGGCCACCGGCGTGGTCATGCTGGTCATCATGGGCAGTGCCGCCGTGGGTTGGGTCTTGACCTTCGACCAGGCGCCGCAGCAGATGGCGGATTGGGTCGCCGCCAACATCTCGAGCCCGATCGTCATCATCCTAATGATGAACATCCTGATGCTGATCGTCGGCATGCCGCTCGATATGCCGCCCGCCATCCTGCTGCTCGGACCCATCTTCGTTCCCCTTGCCGACACGATCGGTCTGGACCGGGTCCAGCTTGGGCTGATGATGGTGATCAATCTTGGAATCGGGCTCTACACCCCCCCGATCGGCACGACGCTCTTCATCTCCTCGTCGATCGCCAAATCACCACTCGGCGAGACCACCCGTGAACTCTGGCCCTTCTTTGCCATGGCGATGACGCTCCTTCTTGCGGTGAGCTTCATCCCGGCGCTCACGCTCTACTGAGGACAGGACTATGACCGACGCCAGCAAAGACATCGTCTCGGTCCGATCACTTACCAAGTCGTATGGTGCGACAGTCGTGCTCAAAGGCGTGGATTTTTCGGTAGCGCGCGGCGAAATACACGCGCTCCTCGGCGGCAACGGTGCCGGCAAATCGACGCTCATCCGCGTCATCACGGGAACGGCGGCAAAGGATGGTGGCGAACTCGTCTTCCGGGATATGGCCGGCAACATCCTCACCGAAGCGGACGGTCGCCGCAAGGTTGCCGTCGTCCACCAGGAACTCGCGCTTCTTCCCCACCTGACGGTTGCTGAGAGCATAGCACTGCCTCATTTCCGCAAGGGCTCGCGCGTTTACGATGGAAGGACGGCCGGCAGCCAGGCCTATGCCGCCCTTTCGATGATTGATCGGGACTTTGCGGGTACCGCGCTGAACCGTCTCGTCGGCGACCTCAGCCTCCATGAGGGACAGATGGTGGAGATTGCGCGAGCGCTGTCGTCGGGGGCCGAACTTATCCTCCTGGACGAGCCGACCGCCAATCTGACCGCGGCCGAGACGGAGCGGCTGTTCGGGGTTCTGAGAAAATTGACACGGGGAAATGGCCTCTCGGTCGTCTTTGTCTCGCATCGCATGAAGGAAATCCGCCAGATCGCCCATGTTTGCTCGATTATCCGGGACGGAAGAACCGTGGTGGGGAACGTGCCGACGGCAGAGCTGTCGGATCTCGCCATCATCGAGCATATGGGGCAGGCGCAAGCCACAGCCGTTGCCCATTCCGCTCGGCCGGCACCGGTGGCGTCTCTGTCCGATGAACCGCTGACGATCGCGGAAACAGGGTTTTCCGTAACGCTCCAGCCTGGGACCATTCTCGGTGTTGCCGGCGCTCCTGCGGGCCCCGAAACCCTGATCGCCGCGCTCATTGGCGCCGCGCACGAAAGGCGCTGGACGGTAACGCGCGCCGGATGGCCCGACCGTTTCCGTTCGCCGCGAGAGGCCGCGCGCCTCGGAGCAGGCTTCGTAACCGGGGACCGGTCGCACCGCGGCATCCTCCATTCCCTGCCGATCATCGACAATGTGCTCGCATCGCGCCGCGCGACGCGCGGTTCCCTGTTTGCCACCAAGCGGGAAGAGGTCGAGTGTCTGGACCTGATGCAGGCGCTCAAAGTGAAAGCCGGTTCGCTCTGGCACCTGCCGAACACGCTGAGCGGCGGCACGCAGCAGAAGCTTCTTCTCGCCCGCTGGCTGAACGTTCCTTCCCGCCTCCTGGTGCTCGAAGAACCCACCCGCGGCGTCGATATCGGCACCAAGCGGGAAATCTACCAGTTGATCCGGGACATGGCGACTACGGGGACGGCAATCGTCTGGTGGTCGACCGAAAACGCGGAATTGCTTGAGATCTGCGACCAGGTGCTCGCTTTCGATACAGAGGGGCGCTCATCGGGTGTGATCGAGCGGGACGAACTCAGCGAAGACAAGCTTGCGACATTGACAGGAATGGCGGCATGACGAAGACCATTATTGACCAGGCCGGGGCTACGCCAGGGGCAATCCGAACTCGGGAAGGCCTCGTTTCCGCCTACCGTACGGAATTGGCGATTGCAGGGGCCATTGTCCTTCTCGTTCTCGCGGTTGGAACACAGGTGCCGCAGGCGATGAGCTGGGGCAATTTCGCCAATATTACACAGGCCGGAGCACCGCTGATCATCATGTCGCTCGGCGTGCTTCTCGTCGTCATTACCGGCGGCATAGACCTTTCTGTCGGCTCGGTCTTCTCACTGACCGGCATGGTCACAGCACAGGCTATGGCCTCAGGTCTCGACGTCAGCGCCGCGCTGATTGGGCTTGGGGTCGGGCTTGTGTTCGGTTCGATCAACGGCTTTCTCGTCACGGTGGCCGGTCTCGCGCCTTTCGTCGTCACGCTGATCACCTTTGCCGTGGCCGGCTCACTCGCTTTCATCGTCACCAATGGACGCTCGATGCCGATCGGCGATCCGGATTTCTGGCTGCTCAACAGCGGCAGCCTGATACCCGGCGTGCCCAACTACATCCTGTTCTGCATCGTCCTGCTCGTCGTGATCGAGATCTTTCTCAAGAAGATGGTCGCGGGGCGCTGGTTCTATGCCGTGGGCAGCAGCGCGGCAGCGGCACGTCTTCTGGGAATTCCCGTCAAGCGGACGCAGTTCTTCGCTTATGTTGCCTCGTCACTTCTCGCATCCTTCTCCGGATTGCTGACGATTTCCTACATTCTCAATGCGGAATCGACGGCCGGTTCGAGCCTCATGCTGCAGGCGATCGCCGCGGTTGTGATCGGCGGCGCAAGCCTGCTTGGCGGCACGGGAACGGCGGTGGGCGCGGTTCTCGGAGCGCTCATGATCACGGTCATCCAGAACGGCGTCAATCTCATCGGCATCAATAGTTTCTGGCAGGGATCGGTCACCGGCCTCGCCATCCTGATCGCGGTCCTGATCGATCGCTTCAGCAAATCGCGGCGCGGTGCCGTGTAATCCGTCCCGGGGGAGACCTGGACGTCAAGAGGAGGAAGAAGGCATGAGGAAGAAACTGAACGGGTGGCTCGCCATGGCAGCGGGTGCAGCGCTGGCAGCGTTGTCGAGCGTCTCGCATGCGGAGGACAGGAAAACGGTCGCCTATCTCGCGCCATCGCTCGACATTTCCTATTGGCAGTGGGTCGGCTTCGGCGTGAAGCAGAAGGCCCAAGAGCTAGGTATGGACTATGTCGAGTTCACCTCCGAGAATTCGCCGGCCAAGCAGATGGATAATGCGCGGACCGCGGTGACAAAGGGCGTCGACGCGATCGTCATCGGTCCGGTGAGCTCGACCAGCACCCCGCCTCTGCTCGCCTATCTGAAATCCCAGAACATACCGATCGCTTTCGCGGGTATCGGCCCGCAGCCCGGCCAGACGGACTACACGTCCTCGGTCACCGCCAACAACTACGAAACTGGCAAAGCCCAAGGCAGCTTCGTCTGCGCCCTCGCCAAGGAGCGCGGCGGCAACAAGGTTGGTATGCTTTCCCTTCCGCAGGACCGCGAGAACGCCCAGAAGTATCTCAAGGGCGCTCAGGAGGCCTTCGCAGCCGACGGCTGCGAACTTGTCCAGATGCTGGAGACGCGTGGGCTGACCGTCAATGAGGCGGTGACGCAGGCCAATGACATGCTGACGGCCCATCCGGACATCAAGGCGATCTACGGTATGTATGATGAGGCCGGGACCGGAGCGGCGAAGGTGCTTGAAACCCGCGGCCTGACCGGAAAGATCGGCATCGCGGTCGCAGACGGCAGCCCGACGACCATTGCACTGTTGAAAGCCACCGCCATCCAGGGGATCTTCTTCCAGGAGGCGGTGGGACAGGGCATCGACGGCACGCTGCAGGTATTCAACGCTCTGACCAATGCTCCGGTCGAAAAGGATCTTGCGCTTGTCATGCCGCTCGTGACCGCCGACAAGATCGATACGGCGGAAGCGAAGGCGGTCATCGCCCGCGTTTTCCCCCCGAGCAACTGACAGGAGACTCGCGGGAACGGCGGTGCCTGCCGTTTCCCGCGACCCCGAGGAGATACCATGTCCGACATCGCCATCATCGACCCCCATTTCCACCTCTGGGATTTGGAGACCAACTACTACCCCTGGCTTTCCGACGGTGTTAAGCCTTCAGCCTTCGGCGATTATACAGCTATCAACAAGACCTACCTGATCGAGGATTTCCTCGCGGACGCGAAGAACCAGAACCTCGTCAAGGCGGTCCATCTCGATGTCGGATTCGACCCCACGAACCCCGCCGGCGAAACGAAATGGCTCCAAGGCGTTGCGGACAAGCATGGCTTCCCTCACGGCATTGTCGGCTATGCGGACTTCCGCAAGCCCGATGTCGGCGACCTGCTTGATGAGCATATGCAATACGCGAACTTCCGCGGTATCCGCCAGTCGATGAACTTTCACACCGATGGCGCCAAGACCTACCTGAATGAGCCCGAGGTCAGCAGGACGCCCGAATGGCGGCAGGGCTTCAAGGAGCTGGCTCGTCGCGGCCTGAGTTACGACCTCCAGCTCTACTACTGGCAGATGGAGGAATTCCTTGAACTCGCCCGTGATTTCCCAGACGTGCAGATCATCCTCAACCATACCGGCATGCAGGTTGACGGGCCGTCGCATTTTGAGGGCTGGCGGAAAGCGATGAAGACACTCGCACAAGCGCCCAACGTCGCCTGCAAGATCTCTGGCCTCGGTATGGGGAACTGGAACTGGACCAGCGAGAGCATCCGCCCATATGTCGAGGAGGCGATTGCCGCCTTCGGGGTCGACAGGGCGATGTTCGCCTCGAATTTCCCCGTCGATAAGCTGTTCTCAAGTTACGACGCCATTTGGAATGCCTTCAAGAAGATCACCGTGGGCTTCTCGGTCTCAGAACGCTCGGCACTGTTCCACGACAACGCGGCCACATTTTACCGAGTATAACGCGGGGACTGAGGCTTACGCTTCCGCAGCGGTGCTACAGGCTTCGCCCGTGCCCGGCGACAGCGTTGATTCGGCAAAGGGGTAGACCGCTACAGTGCTCGCCACATTCTAATGACGATTACAAAACCACATCCGAATTGTGAGGGCGGCCTAAAGATCGTCAGGGATTCAGCGCACTGCTGAGATCATGCAACCCGGCCGTCAGCATCGTGGGATCGGACGGCGAAGGCAGGAAGCCGATCGCCTCTAGAACGCTCGCGCTCACTGGAAATCGCATGCAACAGCACACCGCGAATGCCGAGGATTTCAAAAGCATGGAGCAGGCGCAGGCCTGCGTCGTGCACCAATGCCCTACGGATGCCGCGACCCTAATAGGAGGGTCGACTGCGAGGCGGCCGAGGACGGCACCCGGAACCGGGTCAGGCATATTGCGCCGGAAACCGCCAGCCGCTTCGGCTGCTTTACCGCACCGGAAGCGAGTGCGCAGTAGGCGATGACGCGGTTGCCCTCGCAGGCAACGAAGTGCGCGACGAGCAGCGCCTCCTCGGCGCGACGCTCAGAGACCTCCGGCATGAAATTAGTGCGTGTCTTCCCAAGCAGCTCGGCAGCGCGGGCTCAGGTTGCGGACCGCAGGCTTGATGCGCATATTCAGCGGCACGCTTGCGTCCAGGACTTTTTTCGTGTCCGCGATGGGATTGGCACGCGGCTTTTTTACACTGCGCGGCGAGGCTCGTCAGCTTCTCGGCAGCTTGCCAGCGTAGCGTGCCGCCGGGATCTGCGGAGATGAGACTAGCATGGACAATTTTTCGCCAACCAAACTGGCGCTTCGATGCAGGTTCAGCATGCCCTCCCCGACGATCAGCAAGCTGGCCAGGCGCAAGCCGCCTTTGAGCTGCACTTGCGGGCGCGAGAAAGGCTACCGTCGTCGATGAGGCCGCACGTGAGGCGCCGCCCCTCAGCGGCCTAAAGATAAGGGAGGCAGTCCAGGCAGAAACGGCGCGGCGGAATCTGAGCCCGCACGCCGCCCAGGCTTATACTGCGCTTCATAGAATTTGAGGACGGGACGAAAACTCAGCCTGCCACCAAAATTGCCACTCAATTTCGTAATCCCGAGCGGTAAATTTCATTGGCGATACGCCTTCTCGGGCATAAATTTTCCCGACCGGGAAATTTCACTCGACAGGGCGGCCGATATGATGCTACTTTCCCGAGCGGGAAAACAAAAAAATGGCGAAGCGCATCAAAACTCCAGCCGATATCGGCGCTCTAGTCCGCATCGTGCGCAAGGAGCAAAACTTGCGGCAGGATGAGCTTGCGGGCGTTGCCGGCGTTGGCCTCCGGTTCATTGTCGATCTCGAAGCGGGCAAACCGACAGCTCAGATAGGAAAAGTGTTGCAGGTTTTGCAAACACTCGGCTGTTCGATCGATATTCTGGCTCCTGGTGAACGTAGAAAATGACGGTAAGGGTTCTCAACGTCTGGTGGGATGGTCGCATTGTCGGGCAATTCACCCAGGACAGGCACGGTGATATCGGCTTTGCCTACAGCGAAGCTTGGCTCGACGACGAAAACACGCTTCCGCTGTCTGCCTCCCTCCCGAAGCGCGCAGAACCTTTTTCTCGTCGTGAATGCCGACCATTTTTCGGCGGCCTGTTGCCCGAGGAAAGCCAGCGTCTTGTGACAGCGCAGGCATTGGGCGTTTCACCTGCGAACGACTTTGCGCTCCTTGATCGCTTGGGCGGCGACGTCGCCGGCGCACTTCAGCTTTTGCCGGAAGATCAGGAGCCCATAGAGGCAGGGCCGCTTCCAGACCAGCAGCCGACACCTCTGGATGAGGCCGGAATCGTTCGGATACTGGACGCACTTCCGACGCGGCCGCTATTGGCCGGCCAGGAAGGCTTGAGGCTATCGCTAGCCGGCGCGCAGTCCAAGGTGCCGCTTGTTTTGATTGACGGCGAGCTCGCGCTTCCAGTTTCCGGACAAGCAACAACACATATTCTGAAACCACCAATCGCGCGCTTTCCAGGGACAACCGAAAACGAAGCATTCGTGATGAGACTCGCTGCAGCGATCGGCCTCGACGTTGCACCAGTCGAACCGAGGTCTGCGAATGGGCGCCCTTTTCTTGTGGTCGAGCGATACGATCGCTATCGCGATGCCGACGGTGTGGTTCACCGCATCCACCAGGAAGACTTTTGCCAAGCACTTGGTGTGCCGCCTGAAACGAAATACGCCAGCGAGGGCGGGCCGACATTCAAGGACTGCTTTGAGCTGTTGCGGCGAGTATCAGCGCGGCCCGCTACAGATGTGTTGAAGCTGCTGGACGCCGCGATCTTCAACCTGGTTGTCGGAAATGCCGATGCCCACGGCAAGAATTTCTCGATCCTCTACGACGATCAGGGACCGAAAATGGCCCCGCTGTACGATCTGCTTTCTACGGTCGCCTATCCAGACCTTTCACCGAAAATGGCCATGAGGATCGGGAAACGGGTCACGCTTGCCGAGATGGACGCTGATGGGTGGCAGACTTTTGCAAAGGAAGCTGGAGTTGGCTTACCTTTGGTGCGCCGCCGAATTACAAACTTGGTCGACTCCACCGCTGAAGCCGTAGCGAGAGTATTGGAAGACACCTCAGACCTCTACATCGATTCAGCTAGGATAAATCACTTTGCGGACTCGGTTGCAGGGCGCGCCAAACTCGTCAGGTTGTCGATTTAGCCGCTGTCTTCCACGTCTGGATCGGGCACAAGAATAGGCCATGGCTTTCCGGAGGCGAGATCGGGATGCCGCGGCTCAGTGGTCTTTTTTCCGCTGCAAGACGCCGATGTTGAAGGAAGGTAAATCAACTAT
The window above is part of the Sinorhizobium fredii NGR234 genome. Proteins encoded here:
- a CDS encoding TRAP transporter large permease subunit, with translation MTIVMIIVFCALMMLAVPVGYALIIAAGVAVLFNGYLPLSIVAQQIYDQTQSFPMLALPFFMLAGTLMLGGELGRQLLELASHAMQRWRGGPLSTTVVSSVVFGGVSGSAVANASALGSVLIPWQKKHGFPPALCAANNATSAVIDVLIPPSIPMILFSLVSGVSVANLFVAGILPGILMAASFVFVCWFVSVRRGYASQPSQTSRRQLATLALKSLPAVLLPVLIILFLRFGLATPTEVAVLSVVYSLALSLLYYRDLTWKRFCDNVVEAGMATGVVMLVIMGSAAVGWVLTFDQAPQQMADWVAANISSPIVIILMMNILMLIVGMPLDMPPAILLLGPIFVPLADTIGLDRVQLGLMMVINLGIGLYTPPIGTTLFISSSIAKSPLGETTRELWPFFAMAMTLLLAVSFIPALTLY
- a CDS encoding sugar ABC transporter ATP-binding protein, with product MTDASKDIVSVRSLTKSYGATVVLKGVDFSVARGEIHALLGGNGAGKSTLIRVITGTAAKDGGELVFRDMAGNILTEADGRRKVAVVHQELALLPHLTVAESIALPHFRKGSRVYDGRTAGSQAYAALSMIDRDFAGTALNRLVGDLSLHEGQMVEIARALSSGAELILLDEPTANLTAAETERLFGVLRKLTRGNGLSVVFVSHRMKEIRQIAHVCSIIRDGRTVVGNVPTAELSDLAIIEHMGQAQATAVAHSARPAPVASLSDEPLTIAETGFSVTLQPGTILGVAGAPAGPETLIAALIGAAHERRWTVTRAGWPDRFRSPREAARLGAGFVTGDRSHRGILHSLPIIDNVLASRRATRGSLFATKREEVECLDLMQALKVKAGSLWHLPNTLSGGTQQKLLLARWLNVPSRLLVLEEPTRGVDIGTKREIYQLIRDMATTGTAIVWWSTENAELLEICDQVLAFDTEGRSSGVIERDELSEDKLATLTGMAA
- a CDS encoding ABC transporter permease translates to MTKTIIDQAGATPGAIRTREGLVSAYRTELAIAGAIVLLVLAVGTQVPQAMSWGNFANITQAGAPLIIMSLGVLLVVITGGIDLSVGSVFSLTGMVTAQAMASGLDVSAALIGLGVGLVFGSINGFLVTVAGLAPFVVTLITFAVAGSLAFIVTNGRSMPIGDPDFWLLNSGSLIPGVPNYILFCIVLLVVIEIFLKKMVAGRWFYAVGSSAAAARLLGIPVKRTQFFAYVASSLLASFSGLLTISYILNAESTAGSSLMLQAIAAVVIGGASLLGGTGTAVGAVLGALMITVIQNGVNLIGINSFWQGSVTGLAILIAVLIDRFSKSRRGAV
- a CDS encoding substrate-binding domain-containing protein is translated as MRKKLNGWLAMAAGAALAALSSVSHAEDRKTVAYLAPSLDISYWQWVGFGVKQKAQELGMDYVEFTSENSPAKQMDNARTAVTKGVDAIVIGPVSSTSTPPLLAYLKSQNIPIAFAGIGPQPGQTDYTSSVTANNYETGKAQGSFVCALAKERGGNKVGMLSLPQDRENAQKYLKGAQEAFAADGCELVQMLETRGLTVNEAVTQANDMLTAHPDIKAIYGMYDEAGTGAAKVLETRGLTGKIGIAVADGSPTTIALLKATAIQGIFFQEAVGQGIDGTLQVFNALTNAPVEKDLALVMPLVTADKIDTAEAKAVIARVFPPSN
- a CDS encoding amidohydrolase family protein, which translates into the protein MSDIAIIDPHFHLWDLETNYYPWLSDGVKPSAFGDYTAINKTYLIEDFLADAKNQNLVKAVHLDVGFDPTNPAGETKWLQGVADKHGFPHGIVGYADFRKPDVGDLLDEHMQYANFRGIRQSMNFHTDGAKTYLNEPEVSRTPEWRQGFKELARRGLSYDLQLYYWQMEEFLELARDFPDVQIILNHTGMQVDGPSHFEGWRKAMKTLAQAPNVACKISGLGMGNWNWTSESIRPYVEEAIAAFGVDRAMFASNFPVDKLFSSYDAIWNAFKKITVGFSVSERSALFHDNAATFYRV
- a CDS encoding type II toxin-antitoxin system Y4mF family antitoxin, producing the protein MAKRIKTPADIGALVRIVRKEQNLRQDELAGVAGVGLRFIVDLEAGKPTAQIGKVLQVLQTLGCSIDILAPGERRK
- a CDS encoding type II toxin-antitoxin system HipA family toxin, with the protein product MTVRVLNVWWDGRIVGQFTQDRHGDIGFAYSEAWLDDENTLPLSASLPKRAEPFSRRECRPFFGGLLPEESQRLVTAQALGVSPANDFALLDRLGGDVAGALQLLPEDQEPIEAGPLPDQQPTPLDEAGIVRILDALPTRPLLAGQEGLRLSLAGAQSKVPLVLIDGELALPVSGQATTHILKPPIARFPGTTENEAFVMRLAAAIGLDVAPVEPRSANGRPFLVVERYDRYRDADGVVHRIHQEDFCQALGVPPETKYASEGGPTFKDCFELLRRVSARPATDVLKLLDAAIFNLVVGNADAHGKNFSILYDDQGPKMAPLYDLLSTVAYPDLSPKMAMRIGKRVTLAEMDADGWQTFAKEAGVGLPLVRRRITNLVDSTAEAVARVLEDTSDLYIDSARINHFADSVAGRAKLVRLSI